A genome region from Clostridium pasteurianum includes the following:
- a CDS encoding DUF3969 family protein yields the protein MDKLEVSILDKVEIEKFILINMVGLMESLNEGAIKIEDCEQCLCSPYSVEKLNTLGINTEVVDLIEQGCELEDVESLVPQKLKDEINKIKVKAIKLLSQFPNKTDAMKKWID from the coding sequence ATGGATAAATTAGAAGTAAGCATATTAGATAAAGTGGAAATTGAAAAATTCATATTAATAAATATGGTTGGGTTAATGGAATCATTAAATGAGGGTGCAATAAAAATAGAAGATTGTGAGCAATGTTTATGTAGTCCATATTCGGTAGAAAAATTAAATACTTTAGGAATAAATACAGAGGTAGTAGATTTAATTGAACAGGGATGTGAATTGGAAGATGTTGAGTCACTTGTTCCCCAAAAATTGAAAGATGAGATTAATAAAATTAAAGTAAAAGCTATTAAGTTATTATCACAATTTCCTAATAAAACAGATGCAATGAAAAAGTGGATTGATTAA
- a CDS encoding restriction endonuclease — MSRIKRRMAAKRRKLYVELFISSVGLITCYLKVNRIDVANVRNVMLIIMAFLFFILLIRFLYTQFFNNRISSKYLNSSIGIVDKMTGEEFEEFLKAHFEKLGYKVELTPTTGDYGADLVLNKSGYRIVVQAKRWISKVGIEAVQQVIASKSYYKADKCLVVTNNYFTPNAINLADTNKNVELWDRRDLIKMMNKNNPTIKSSSEISKRVICPKCGKEMKLRHGRNGDFYGCSNYPKCKCTRAVRRR, encoded by the coding sequence GTGTCAAGAATAAAAAGAAGAATGGCAGCTAAACGAAGAAAATTATATGTAGAATTATTCATAAGTTCTGTGGGGTTGATTACGTGTTACTTAAAAGTGAATAGAATTGATGTTGCAAATGTAAGAAATGTCATGTTAATAATAATGGCATTTTTATTTTTTATACTTTTAATAAGATTTCTATATACACAATTCTTTAATAATAGAATATCATCTAAATACCTAAATAGCAGCATAGGCATTGTTGATAAAATGACAGGAGAGGAGTTTGAGGAATTTCTAAAAGCTCATTTTGAAAAACTGGGATATAAAGTTGAGTTGACACCAACAACAGGAGATTATGGAGCGGATCTTGTGTTAAATAAAAGTGGATACAGAATTGTTGTACAAGCTAAACGCTGGATAAGCAAAGTTGGAATTGAAGCAGTGCAGCAAGTTATTGCTTCAAAAAGTTACTATAAGGCAGATAAATGTCTAGTTGTAACGAATAACTATTTTACACCTAATGCAATTAATTTAGCTGACACTAATAAGAATGTAGAGTTGTGGGATAGGAGAGACCTTATAAAAATGATGAATAAAAATAATCCAACAATAAAGAGTTCCAGTGAAATAAGTAAGAGAGTTATATGCCCTAAGTGTGGGAAAGAAATGAAGCTGAGACATGGAAGAAATGGTGACTTTTATGGATGTAGTAATTATCCTAAGTGTAAGTGTACAAGGGCTGTAAGAAGAAGGTGA